A part of Sebastes umbrosus isolate fSebUmb1 chromosome 21, fSebUmb1.pri, whole genome shotgun sequence genomic DNA contains:
- the mos gene encoding proto-oncogene serine/threonine-protein kinase mos gives MPSPVPVTRLLPRDLYPSLDLGTCSSPLTKGSSTLQVPVPVPVQRLHGPVARRLWSTVILWSELRCVTPVGSGGFGSVYRAEYLGETVALKKVKKSTKNALASRQSFWAELNAAHLRHANVVRVLAATTSTCCLPPPREFGDESSTGTVLMEFVGTRNLQQIIYATSTEEPLEEPRWLRYAADIARGLRFLHSHGVVHLDVKPANVLVSGSDVCKIADFGCSVKLDPEREEESCISARLSHVGGTYTHRAPELLKGQGLSPKADIYSFGITLWQLITRETPYTGDRQHVLYAVVAHELRPSLQDCLVFGSERGRLWRTLLSRCWSGEARHRPGAHALLQELELRHGGAF, from the coding sequence ATGCCGTCTCCGGTCCCGGTGACCCGCCTGCTGCCCAGAGACCTGTACCCGTCGCTGGACCTCGGGACCTGCAGCAGCCCTCTGACTAAAGGCTCCTCCACCCTCCAGGTCCCGGTCCCGGTGCCAGTGCAGCGGCTGCACGGCCCGGTGGCCCGCCGGCTCTGGTCAACGGTGATCCTCTGGTCGGAGCTGCGCTGCGTGACTCCGGTGGGCTCCGGAGGGTTCGGCTCGGTGTACCGGGCGGAGTACCTCGGAGAGACCGTGGCCCTGAAGAAGGTGAAGAAGTCCACCAAGAACGCGCTGGCCTCGCGCCAGAGCTTCTGGGCCGAGCTGAACGCGGCGCACCTGCGGCACGCGAACGTGGTGCGCGTGCTCGCggccaccacctccacctgctgctTGCCGCCGCCGCGCGAGTTCGGAGACGAGTCGAGCACCGGGACCGTCCTCATGGAGTTCGTGGGGACCCGGAACCTGCAGCAGATCATCTACGCTACATCTACGGAGGAGCCACTCGAGGAGCCCCGCTGGCTCCGGTACGCCGCGGACATCGCGCGCGGGCTCCGGTTCCTCCACTCACACGGCGTCGTGCACCTGGACGTGAAACCGGCCAACGTGCTGGTGTCCGGTTCAGACGTGTGTAAGATAGCGGACTTCGGCTGCTCAGTGAAGCTGGACCCGGAGCGCGAGGAGGAGAGCTGCATCAGCGCGCGGCTCAGCCACGTGGGGGGCACGTACACGCACCGGGCTCCAGAGCTGCTGAAGGGACAGGGTCTGAGTCCTAAAGCCGACATCTACTCCTTCGGGATCACGTTGTGGCAGCTCATCACCCGAGAGACACCGTACACCGGGGACCGGCAGCACGTGCTCTACGCGGTGGTGGCGCACGAGCTGCGGCCGTCGCTCCAGGACTGCCTGGTGTTCGGGTCTGAGCGGGGCCGGCTGTGGAGGACTCTGCTGAGCCGGTGCTGGAGCGGGGAGGCCCGGCACAGACCCGGAGCACACGCGCTGCTCCAGGAGCTCGAGCTCCGGCACGGGGGCGCGTTTTAG